Proteins from a genomic interval of Macadamia integrifolia cultivar HAES 741 unplaced genomic scaffold, SCU_Mint_v3 scaffold69, whole genome shotgun sequence:
- the LOC122069687 gene encoding uncharacterized protein C594.04c, giving the protein MGNLTNAVIAFLVPLPSIVFYLSFLRQFSAPGLVRGSTDSESVHPPPLWAWTWCAHHPFLLANLLFFLNVNVLFWLIGLMQSSNWMIDLYWTVIPVMQVHYYATHPLARYNQWRSAVITVLTWVWSIRLSHNYFRRERWQWGAREDWRFTDLRRQYGKHWWWVSFFAVYLSQQVFLIGVCLPMYAAHSIEKPCNVWDSIAAIVCTCGIVVAYFADTQLYEFVERNKALKVKEKENLDEGLWRYSRHPNYFGEQLWWWGLALFGWNVGHGWTFIGALINSLCLAYVTVLVERRMLKQPHRADAYRLYQKTTSVWIPWFKTSPERAPKDKDT; this is encoded by the exons ATGGGGAACTTGACCAACGCTGTGATAGCATTCCTGGTCCCTCTTCCCTCCATAGTTTTCTACCTGTCTTTTCTCCGCCAATTTTCTGCCCCTGGCCTTGTTCGTGGCAGTACTGATTCGGAATCTGTCCATCCTCCTCCCCTATGGGCCTGGACCTGGTGTGCTCACCACCCATTCCTATTGGCAAACTTGCTCTTCTTCCTCAACGTCAATGTTCTGTTCTGGCTTATTGGCCTCATGCAATCAAGCAATTGG ATGATAGATCTATATTGGACTGTGATACCAGTCATGCAAGTCCACTACTACGCAACACATCCTCTTGCGCGGTACAACCAGTGGAGATCAGCGGTGATTACTGTGCTGACCTGGGTATGGAGCATCAGGCTCAGCCACAACTACTTTAGGAGGGAGAGATGGCAGTGGGGTGCAAGAGAGGACTGGAGGTTCACCGATTTGCGGCGACAGTACGGGAAACACTGGTGGtgggtttctttctttgccGTCTATTTATCTCAACAG GTGTTTCTTATTGGAGTATGCCTGCCGATGTACGCCGCCCACTCCATAGAAAAACCATGTAACGTGTGGGACTCCATCGCCGCCATCGTCTGTACGTGTGGCATCGTCGTGGCTTACTTCGCCGACACACAGCTCTACGAGTTTGTGGAGAGAAACAAAGCCCTGAAagtgaaggagaaagagaatctCGATGAGGGCTTGTGGCGCTACTCCCGACATCCCAACTACTTTGGGGAGCAGCTATGGTGGTGGGGTTTAGCCCTTTTTGGATGGAACGTGGGGCATGGTTGGACATTCATCGGCGCTCTCATCAATAGCCTTTGCTTGGCCTATGTCACAGTGCTTGTGGAGCGCCGCATGCTTAAACAACCACACAGAGCCGACGCATACCGACTGTACCAGAAGACCACCTCTGTTTGGATACCTTGGTTCAAGACATCCCCTGAACGAGCTCCCAAAGATAAGGACACCTGA